From Campylobacter pinnipediorum subsp. caledonicus:
ACGAATATAGAAAATATGCCGCTAAAAGATTAAAAAATGCTCTGCTAAGAAAATGCTAAATTATTTTTTTGGACTACTTAGTGGTGTTTTTTGGGGAGCAGACACATATATTTTAAGCCTTACAACCATAAATTCATTAATACTGGCTTTTATTCACGATTTTTTTAGTTTTATTATAGTTTTTATTTTTATATTGGCAAACAAACGATTTTTATATCAATTAAAATCAATAAACCTAAATGGAACAAAAATTGTAATAATTGCATCATTTTTTGGTAGTTTTGTAGGGATGGGTTCTTTTATAATGTCGATCAAATATATAGGCGTTAGTGCATCTATTTTAAGTGCATTATATCCTTTGATTGGTGTTATTTTTTCAAAAATAATACTAAAAGAAAAATTGTCTAAAATAGCTAGTATTGGCTTTATGATTTCAATTTTATCTACAATGTGTACATCTATTGTATTATATAATGATATAGAATTTAATAGTTATGGAATTTTATTTGGGTTATTGTGTGCTTTTGGTTGGGGTATGGAATGTGTTATAATTAATTTAGCACTAAAAGAACATATCCATCCAATAAGCATAGTATTCATAAGACAATTCACAAGCTCCATATTGTTTATGTTTTGTATTGTTTTTTCTATATATTTTACAAAAAACAATATGCTTAGTATTCAAAATTATAATTATTTAAATCTTATTATTTTGTCTTCCTTTTTGGAACAATGTCTTATTTTTTATATTACAAAAGCATTGACAGGCTTGGCACTATAAAAGCAATGGGACTAAACATATCATATCCATTTTGGGCTATTGTTATCAGCTATTTATTTGGCGATAATATAACATTTGAAATAATAATAGCCTCAATTTTTATTATTTTTGGTTCTATTATGACTAACTTATAAGGATAAAAATGAATGCAATTATTTTAGCAGCAGGATTAGGTTCTAGATTAAAAGAACTTACTAAGAATAAACATAAAGCTCTTTTTGAAATAGATGGAATTCCAAACATAGAAAGAACTATTAAATTTTTAAATAAGTCTGGAGTGTTTGATATATACATTGTAACTGGCTATTTGGCAGAAAATTTTAAATTTTTAGAAGAAAAATATAATATTAAATTACTACATAATGAGCTATACAAAAAATATAATAATGCATATTCTTTGAAAGTCGCATTAGAGCATTTTGGAGATAGTTTTTTAATAGATGCAGATGTTGTATTGTTAAAAAACATATTTACAAAATACAATTATTCTAGA
This genomic window contains:
- a CDS encoding EamA family transporter translates to MLNYFFGLLSGVFWGADTYILSLTTINSLILAFIHDFFSFIIVFIFILANKRFLYQLKSINLNGTKIVIIASFFGSFVGMGSFIMSIKYIGVSASILSALYPLIGVIFSKIILKEKLSKIASIGFMISILSTMCTSIVLYNDIEFNSYGILFGLLCAFGWGMECVIINLALKEHIHPISIVFIRQFTSSILFMFCIVFSIYFTKNNMLSIQNYNYLNLIILSSFLEQCLIFYITKALTGLAL
- a CDS encoding NTP transferase domain-containing protein; this encodes MNAIILAAGLGSRLKELTKNKHKALFEIDGIPNIERTIKFLNKSGVFDIYIVTGYLAENFKFLEEKYNIKLLHNELYKKYNNAYSLKVALEHFGDSFLIDADVVLLKNIFTKYNYSRYYTTTRKKSDKKEWVVKTHNNRIIGIEISNEVAPSLLGMSFFNKEDANIIKEQILNLPISFFEDSKLYYDNIIIKNLNKINIQNEYIENKFVGEIDDKTDLEEIQQKLKGLKCDI